The genomic segment GGCTACCACGTGGCCGCGCACGCCGACGTCCCGGGCGTCGAGGCCCACTGGGTCCAGGAGACCGACGAGCACCTCAACCCCATGGGCAGCAAGGGCATCGGCGAGATCGGGATCGTGGGCACCGCGGCGGCCATCGCCAACGCCGTGCACCACGCCACCGGGATCCGGATCCGCGCGCTGCCGATCCAGCCCGACCGCCTCGTCGCCCAGCTCTAGGACCCGGTCGGGACCGAGGTCCAGGCCCACCGGCCGATCAACCCCAGCATCGGGTGGTGTCTCGGCACGGACAACCCCGTCACGGTGCGTCGCGATGCGCGACTCCCGCGCCTCTCCGGTGCGTCGACGGCCGCCCCGATGGTCCCGACCCGGCCGCACGCCGGCCGCCTCGCACAGCGCGCCGCGGTCGCGGTCGTGCGGCCGCCGTGCTCGTCGTGGCGGGCCACCGCCGCTCGGGTCCCGCGCTGCAGCGCCCGAGGCCTCGGGCACGACGCCCGGCGCCGCCCAGGGCTGACCGGGGCGGGACCGCACCGCGGCCGGGGCGCCGCTAGCGTGGCGTGCGCTGCCGCGACGATCGGAGATACCCCTTGGCCAGCCCCGTCCTGCGCGACACCATCAAGAAGCTGAAGGACCGCCGCGCGGCGCTGCAGAAGCAGATCCGCGGCCCCCTGCGCGAGCTGGCCCAGATCGAGGAGGACCTCGCCGCCCTGGGCGCCGGCCTGGCACCGGCCCGCCCGCGCCGCGCGCCCGCCTCCCCGGCCCGGCGGGCGCCGCGCGGGGCCACGCTGATGGCCGTCCTGCGCGCGATCCGCAACGGCGCCACGACGCCGGAGGAGATCGCCGCCCGGGCCGGCCTGCCGGCGGCCACCGTGCGCCGCACCCTGTCCGGCGCCGCGGCCCGCGACCGCCTGGTCACCGAGGGGCCCAACGGGCTGACGCTCACGAAGGCCGGGCGCGAGCGGATGGCGCGTCTCGAGGCCCGGCCCTAGCCGCCACGCCGCGCCAGGTCGGCGGCCAGCGCCTCCTGCAGCGCCTCCAGCAGCGTGCCCGC from the Baekduia soli genome contains:
- a CDS encoding helix-turn-helix domain-containing protein encodes the protein MASPVLRDTIKKLKDRRAALQKQIRGPLRELAQIEEDLAALGAGLAPARPRRAPASPARRAPRGATLMAVLRAIRNGATTPEEIAARAGLPAATVRRTLSGAAARDRLVTEGPNGLTLTKAGRERMARLEARP